The nucleotide window TAAAGCTCTTTTCAAAAATTTTGTAAAATTCTTTTAGAAAATTTAGGAGCTTTAAAATGATTCTTGGGAAATGCCCATATTGCAATGGAAAAGTAATAGCTATAAAAACTACTGCACATGGCAAAAAAGTAAATCTTTACACTTGTGAAAATGCAAAAAAAGAGTATGATGAAAGTGAATCTTTTGTTTTCACAGCAGATTCTACTTGTACTTTTAGAGTTTATTCAAATGTTTTTTTAAAATGGAATAAAAGAAGTTTTTCTAAATATGAAATGAAAAAATTATTAGAAGAAGATCAAGTTATTGTAAGACTTCATGGAAGACGAGGAACAAGTGAATATTTCAAATATGTAATAACAGATAAAGAGTATGGAATTTCTATTTTATGGGATGAAGAAGTTTCAAAAAAAGAGGAAGAAGAGTTTTTAATCTCTTCTTGAAGTTGTTTCTAATAAGTGGTAACCAAAGTCAGTTTTAACTGGGCCATGAACTACATTTATTGCTTCATTAAATACAACTTTATCAAATTCAGGAACCATTTGTCCTTCAAAAAAGTTACCTAAATCTCCACCTCTTGAACCTGATGGACAAGATGAATACTCTTTTGCTAAATCTTCAAATTTTTCACCTTTTGCAATTCTTTCTTTTAATTGTAAACATAACTCTTCACTATCAACTAACAAATGTCTAGCCGTTGCACTTTTCATAATATTTCCTTTTGTAATTTTAAATAAAAAAAGATTTTAACATAAGCTTTCTTTTGACTAATTATTAATCAAAAAATTCTATTGCATTTTTACCTTGTTTTTTTGCTACATACATAGCTGTATCTGCTTGTTTAATAATATCTTTTACACTAACACTTGAATCACTAAATAGTGTAATTCCAATACTTGGAGTTGAAACATTAATATGACCTTCAATATGAGTAATTCCATTTAAAACATTTTTTATTTTTTCTGCAAGATTCGTTATATTTGTTTTTGCATCAATTTTATTATTACCAATATTATCAATAAGAACAATAAATTCATCTCCACCAATTCTTGCTATTGTATCTTCATCTCTGATAACTTCTGCTATTTTTTTTGCAACCATGATAAGTAATGCATCTCCAATATCATGACCTAAAGTATCATTTACTTCTTTGAAATTATCTAAATCAATAAAAATCAAACCACCTACTATTTTGTGTCTTACAACTTTTGTAATTGCGTGTTCTATTCTATCAAGTAACAATAATCTATTTGGTAAACCTGTTAAATTATCATGTGTTGCTTGGTACTCAAGAACTTTTTCTTTATCTTTTTGCTCACCAATATCTATATATTGTCCTAGAAAATGAGTTATTTTCCCATCTTTATCTTTAATAGCTGTAATTGTACTTCGTAAAGGGATAATTTCATCATTTGCTTTTCTATTATAAACTTCACCACTCCAAAAACCTTGAATACGCAAACTATTCCATAATTCATCACCAAATTTACTATTTTGATGACCTGATTTAAATATTCTTGGATTTTTACCTAAAATTTCTTCTCTCGTATAACCCATTGTCGTACAAAATGCTTGATTTACTTTTATAATTTCTCCAGCATTATTTGTAATAATCATTGGTTCACTTGATTCAAAAGCATATGAAGATAATCTTAACTCATCTTCTTGTTTTACTCTTATTTCTTCATATTCAATTTTTTCTAAACAATGTGTTACATCATTTACTAATTTATCAAATAAAATTTCAACTTCTTGATCAAAAAAGTTTAATTCATTTGAATAAATAACTAATGTTCCAACTATTTGATTAAATTTTTTTATAGGGAATGTTGCCATTGAATTGATATTTAATTCATCAGCATTTTCATAAAAAACAGAAATATTTTTTTCTTTAAAATTATTTATTATGATATTTGTTTCCCATTTTATAGTCTTTGAAATTATATTATCTTTAGTTTTATCGTGATATTTATCCATTTGAGTAATAATTTTATCTTTTAACTTTCCTTCATTTGCAATTATTTCTTTATCACTTAAATCGTATATAAAACAAAACTGCAAATTTTCATTTTCCAATAATAATTCACAAATATTTGAATATAACCTTTTTTTATCAAAAGTTTTTAATAAAAATTTATTGGCTTGGTTTAATAATTCATAAATTTCTTTATGTTTTTGAACTTTATAAAAACTTTTTTGTTCATTAAAAATTATATTTCTTAAAACAAAAAGTAATGAAATCAATGTAGAAAAACAAACAAATAAAAAGATTAAACTCTTATTTCTTTCGACTATAATATCATCTTCATATTTCATTGCTGTTTTTTCTATTGAATAGATTAAATTGTTATAAATATTTGATAAATAATCTATATTTTCATTTGAGATATATTCCCAATCTTCAAATTTGAAGTCACTATTTTTTTCAATTTTATTTTTAATATTATTTCTCAAAATAAAAATTTTGTTTAAATAATCTTCATTAAACTTTATATTAAAGTTTTGTAAAGAACTTAAACTATGAACATTATAAAAAGAATCTTTATTTATCTCCTGAATTGAGTAATTTCTTAAAAAAATATCATATAGTTTATCATCTAGTTTTTTTTCTTCTAAATAAATTTTTATAATACTTTTTTCAATATAACTTGCTTCTTTAAAATTTAGAAAATCTACAACATTTGATAAATCTGTATTAAACTCTATTGCAAATTTAATCGGTTTCATTAGAGATAAAGAGTTTAATAAAACTCTATTTATTACGTTATAACCTTCAAAAACTTCATCTATAGATATCGAAAAATTATCTATTTTATTTCTAAAATCATCTATTTTTTTTATATCAATTTTAAATTGATTGAATTTACTTTCTAAATTTAGATTTTTAACAATATTTATTAGATTATTATAAGATTTTGTTGTTTCATTTTGTTGCTTTTCAAGTTGGGGAAATTCATTTCTTAATAAAAAATATTTAACTGACAAATCTCTTTCTTCTTCAAAATTTGAAATCAATTTTTCCACAGATTTAAGGTAAGTTAAATTATCATAAGTATCATCAATTTCTTTTGTAAGTTCAACTTTTTCAAGAACTAAAACTGAACTAAAATACAAAATTCCTAGAGCAGGAAGTGTAAAAATAATAATTATTTTAAGAAATAATGTATTCTTTAACAATATATTTCCTTTTATTCTTTAATTTTGATTATATCTTATTTAAATTAATATAAATGAAAAAATTGAATAATTTAACTTAGAAATACCTATTTTTCATAAATACGATAATATTTTCCTTTGATTTTTGTCTTTAATAATTTTTCCAAAACATAAATAATTTTTTCTTTATTGATTGCAACATATGAAGAAAAATCTAAAATATCAATTTTTCCTATATCATCTTTTTGCAAACCAATTCCAGCAGTTAATGCACCTAAAATATCACCTGCTCTTAATTTCTGTTTTTTTCCACCATTTATAAAAATTGTTCTCAAATTAGAATCTATTTTATATGATATATCATCTTCAATAGTAGAGATATCTTCTTCTTTAATATCAGAAAATTTCTCTTTTATAATTTCAAC belongs to Arcobacter defluvii and includes:
- a CDS encoding peptidylprolyl isomerase; translation: MKSATARHLLVDSEELCLQLKERIAKGEKFEDLAKEYSSCPSGSRGGDLGNFFEGQMVPEFDKVVFNEAINVVHGPVKTDFGYHLLETTSRRD
- a CDS encoding diguanylate cyclase domain-containing protein, which encodes MLKNTLFLKIIIIFTLPALGILYFSSVLVLEKVELTKEIDDTYDNLTYLKSVEKLISNFEEERDLSVKYFLLRNEFPQLEKQQNETTKSYNNLINIVKNLNLESKFNQFKIDIKKIDDFRNKIDNFSISIDEVFEGYNVINRVLLNSLSLMKPIKFAIEFNTDLSNVVDFLNFKEASYIEKSIIKIYLEEKKLDDKLYDIFLRNYSIQEINKDSFYNVHSLSSLQNFNIKFNEDYLNKIFILRNNIKNKIEKNSDFKFEDWEYISNENIDYLSNIYNNLIYSIEKTAMKYEDDIIVERNKSLIFLFVCFSTLISLLFVLRNIIFNEQKSFYKVQKHKEIYELLNQANKFLLKTFDKKRLYSNICELLLENENLQFCFIYDLSDKEIIANEGKLKDKIITQMDKYHDKTKDNIISKTIKWETNIIINNFKEKNISVFYENADELNINSMATFPIKKFNQIVGTLVIYSNELNFFDQEVEILFDKLVNDVTHCLEKIEYEEIRVKQEDELRLSSYAFESSEPMIITNNAGEIIKVNQAFCTTMGYTREEILGKNPRIFKSGHQNSKFGDELWNSLRIQGFWSGEVYNRKANDEIIPLRSTITAIKDKDGKITHFLGQYIDIGEQKDKEKVLEYQATHDNLTGLPNRLLLLDRIEHAITKVVRHKIVGGLIFIDLDNFKEVNDTLGHDIGDALLIMVAKKIAEVIRDEDTIARIGGDEFIVLIDNIGNNKIDAKTNITNLAEKIKNVLNGITHIEGHINVSTPSIGITLFSDSSVSVKDIIKQADTAMYVAKKQGKNAIEFFD